Proteins co-encoded in one Dyadobacter sp. CECT 9275 genomic window:
- a CDS encoding RagB/SusD family nutrient uptake outer membrane protein, translating to MKRFISILRLFFLVVCLQLWACNDALDKTPLDRFSDDAVWVDKDLINAFVSNTYRLMPIGFSASSHQRLAGVSDESYQRGDGGNFINLGNITPSSLGVLDSWTGATGFNYWSVITNCNIFFARIDQAPVDAAIKSRMVGEMKFLRAHAYFKLVAFFGGVPLITQSFALTDDFNVPRNTYDECMAFVVKELDESAGLLPLKYDAANMGRITKGAALAIKARALLYMASPLNNPANDTKKWQDAANAAKAVIDLNQYSLFPDYKELFLKKNSYNQEVIWSRGFDYSVDPQAVRVELSQYPNGYGGFGQTHPLHNIVNDYELTSGKLPKDDPAYDPQKPYINRDPRFYASILYDGAPFQGRPVETFLPGGKDSNEGALSGWNATLTGYYLRKFMDETIINPSDVNQGNSPWIFIRYAEVLLNYAEAMYHLGNEAVSREYVNMIRKRESVKMPPVTESGNELLLRIQNERRIELAFEEHRWFDVRRWKIAPVKLNEDAMKMTIIRAADGSKTYTTSVFNIRNFYDKNYLVPIPQSEIDKNPLLKQNPGY from the coding sequence ATGAAAAGGTTTATATCAATTTTAAGGCTATTTTTCCTCGTTGTTTGTTTGCAGCTGTGGGCATGTAATGATGCTCTTGACAAGACCCCCCTCGACCGTTTTTCGGATGACGCGGTATGGGTGGACAAGGACCTGATCAACGCATTTGTAAGCAATACGTACAGATTAATGCCTATCGGTTTTTCCGCGTCGTCACATCAGCGGCTTGCAGGCGTTTCGGACGAGTCTTACCAGCGGGGGGATGGAGGAAACTTCATTAATCTTGGCAACATAACGCCGTCGTCACTGGGGGTGCTGGATTCATGGACCGGTGCAACAGGCTTTAATTACTGGTCGGTGATTACGAATTGCAATATCTTTTTTGCCCGTATTGATCAGGCTCCGGTCGATGCGGCGATCAAGTCAAGGATGGTAGGGGAGATGAAGTTTTTGCGAGCCCACGCCTACTTTAAGCTGGTTGCCTTTTTTGGAGGAGTACCACTAATCACACAATCATTTGCATTGACTGACGATTTCAATGTACCCCGTAATACCTACGACGAGTGTATGGCCTTTGTGGTGAAGGAACTGGATGAATCTGCTGGTCTGCTGCCACTTAAATATGACGCAGCCAATATGGGCAGAATTACTAAAGGTGCAGCGCTGGCCATCAAAGCAAGAGCCCTTTTGTACATGGCCAGCCCACTCAATAACCCTGCAAATGACACTAAAAAATGGCAGGATGCGGCAAATGCGGCAAAGGCCGTGATTGATTTAAATCAGTATAGTTTATTTCCTGACTATAAAGAGCTGTTCCTGAAGAAGAACTCCTATAACCAGGAGGTGATCTGGTCCCGGGGATTCGACTATTCGGTAGATCCGCAAGCCGTGCGCGTTGAGCTTAGCCAGTATCCTAATGGATACGGTGGCTTCGGGCAGACGCACCCCTTGCACAACATCGTGAACGACTACGAACTTACCAGCGGTAAGCTTCCCAAGGACGACCCTGCCTATGATCCGCAGAAACCGTACATTAACCGTGATCCCCGATTTTACGCCAGTATCCTCTACGACGGAGCTCCGTTTCAGGGCAGGCCGGTGGAGACCTTCCTTCCAGGCGGTAAGGATAGCAATGAGGGGGCCCTGTCTGGCTGGAATGCAACACTGACGGGATACTACCTGCGAAAATTCATGGATGAAACCATTATCAATCCCAGTGATGTCAATCAGGGTAACTCGCCCTGGATATTTATAAGGTATGCCGAGGTATTGCTGAATTATGCCGAGGCAATGTACCATCTTGGAAATGAAGCGGTAAGTCGCGAATACGTCAATATGATCCGCAAAAGGGAAAGCGTGAAAATGCCTCCGGTTACTGAAAGTGGAAACGAATTACTACTCAGAATTCAGAACGAGCGTCGTATAGAACTGGCGTTTGAAGAGCATCGGTGGTTTGATGTAAGGCGCTGGAAAATTGCACCGGTAAAACTGAATGAAGATGCCATGAAAATGACTATCATCAGAGCTGCTGATGGTTCTAAAACCTATACCACTTCCGTATTTAACATCAGAAATTTCTATGATAAGAATTACCTGGTACCCATACCGCAATCGGAAATTGACAAAAATCCTTTGCTAAAACAAAACCCTGGTTATTGA